DNA from Bacteroidota bacterium:
AGGCGGTAGAGACGCTGACCTTGCGTACCCTGTCTTCCGGTGTAGCTTCTATCGCATTTTTGATCAGGTTGATGTAGATACGCCGCAATTCTTCGCGATCTGCTTCAAGCACCAGCGGCTCAGGATGCAGGGCGACAGTAATGTCTGCGTCTTCTTGCTCCTGCATGAGCGCTACGGCTTCTTCCAGCACAGCGTTCAGATCGAGGGGCTCCAGGATGCGCTTGGGTAAACGGGCAAAGGATGAAAACTCGTTGGCAATGCGTGCGAGCGCGTCTACTTGTTCTATAAGGGTGACGGTAATACGCTCAAAGAGGCTTTTGAAGCGCTCGTCTTTGCCGCCCTTGTCAGCTGATGTGCCGTTATCCAACGTCTGGAAAGAACGACGGAGGTGCTGCACCGACAGCTTCATCGGGGTAAGTGGATTTTTAATTTCATGCGCCACCTGACGTGCCATTTCGCGCCATGCCAGTTGCCGCTCCTGTTGGGCCAGTTTGCGCCGGCTATCCGCCAGTTGCTCCTGCATCTCGTTGAAGGTTTGCACCAACTCCCCAATTTCATCTTTGGTATCTACAGGCAATGCGCGCTCAAACCGCCCCCGTGCCACGGCTTCCAGCCCTTGCCGCAGGCGACCAATCGGACGCGTCAGGGCATTGGCAAGCAGCGAAGCGGTGAGCATAATGGTCACGACCAGCAACAGCAATGCGCCAAACAAATAAGCAACCGTACGCGCGCGCTCTTCCTTGATGCGCTCCTGCTCCGGGAGCGTGGGTACCGAAATCACATACGCCGGCTCACCGTTACGATCAGACAACACGCGGTAACCGGCCATGTATTCAAATTCACCCACATTCTCCGGAATAAACGCGTGGCGCGCCCCTTCGTAATTGAGGGCATAGTACGCTTCAACGGGGAGGCGCTCGTCGATGAGGCGATCTTTGATCAACTGGCTCCGGCTTGTCTTTACCAGGCTTTTATCCTGATAGACATTCAAGTCGAGTCCGACCTGGTTGGATAACTCATTTACATTTACCCGGGCCAATGTACTCGAAGGCAATTCGCCAAACTCCGCTTGAAACGCAAGGCTCTCCTCCACCCTGTTCAGATGCTCCTTGATCCAGCTTTCAATGGCTTCTTCATTCTCCGCAGTCACAACCCGAAGCCCAATAACGCCTACAACAGCAACAGCCAGCATCCCTACAACCAGGAAGGCATTCAAAACGCGGTCTTTGAACTTGAACCGGGTGCGTTTCCATCCCCTATGCCGCAACCACCAGAGCCGCACAAGCAAATAAAGGGGGCCACCCAGCATGATGCCGGCAACGGTCATCCGCAGAAGGTAATACAGGTGGTCAAACAGGTTGATAATCGAAGAGCGTACCGCAATAATTGAGGTAGTAACTGGGGCAACCTGGGTGACACTTCCAGAAAACCCCTGCCGCGATTTCTGCCTGTAATAGGTCAGGTATTCTTTGTCGCCCGACGACTCGGTTTGCCAGAACTCGGTGCGCGATTTTAAGGCATCAAATACCTGCTCCTGCATGCGGTATCGGCCAAAATCTGAACCAAATGTGCGAATAAGAACGTGGTCTTGAAACTCGGCCAGCGAGAAATTGCCGCGTAACTGGTTGACCCCGGTTGGCAGCAGCACTTTCGGAAAGAGTTTGCCTTCATCGCGGAGCAGCGTTTTGGGCTCAACCCGTGCCATCACCCATCCCACCTGTCGGAGGCTATCCGCATGAAAGATAGGACCAAGGCCTTCATACTGGAAGCGGTCGGGCTCGCGCCGGCCCGTGACCTGCTCTACAAGCATGCTGTCCGATCCACTCTCCGAAAACATGGATTTCAACAACAGAAATTCCAGCGCATCTTCCTGATCCAGCGCACGAACATCAAGATCAGGCGCCTCTTCCATAAAGCGGCCAACAGGCGTTTCATTGGCATCAAAAACGGTAAGGCTCACATCGTATGTAAGCAGTGACACCAGCGAAGAGCCGCGATACAGGCTTTCAGCTATGGTATCAAGGCGAACGACAGGCACTTCAGCAGCCAATAGCTGGTTTTGCAAAACGGCATCTTCAGCGGCGTCATACAGGGCCTGCTCGATGGCAAAAATAACGCGCGGATCGCGACCCGTATCAAACGAACTGGCTGCCTCCACCATCCGGTTACGCAATTGCACATCCATACCCCGATACAACAGCATGTAAAGCGGGATGGTGAGGAGCAGAATACCGAGCAAGGCGCCGCGAAAGTGCATCCAGTCATTGATCCGCTCGGGTTGCTCAGAAACGAAAATGACCCCGCCCCAGCTAACGAGCCAGAATCCCAGCCAGATGGTCCAGGGCACAGCGTTGCCCCCCATAATGCTACCAAAATAGATCAAGGCTGTTGACAGGCCGGCGATGCCAGCAAGCGCCCAGCGCCGCCGGCTGCCGTGAGATGCCGGCCAATAGCGTAACATGAGTTGCGCAGCAAGCCACGCAACACCAAGCAACATCGCCATAATGGAAATGGTTGCCAGCATCATTGTGAAAAACACAAAGAAGACCAGGCGGTCAGGCAACAATCCGGTGCGCGCAAAATAGTCGAGTGTACTGTCGAGCACAGCATGGTGCACAAACAGCGCAAGTACGTGAATCAGTACACTGATGATCAGGGTGGCAACAGAAGCAATGCCGACTACGGTAGCAACCCGTGCCGGCAGCGCCAGTTCAACTTGTCTACGGGCAAGCGCGGCCCCTACCTGGCGCGCAAAACGCAACAGCAACGCAGCCAAAATGGCTGCAACCAGTGCCGTGGTAAACATGTCCCCCATCGAACGCATCACACCGCCGCCAAAATCTGAGGCAAAATGGGATGGATCAAAAAGCGGCGCCAGCGGCGCTTTCCCGCGTTGCCAGCGCGCCGGGACATCGAATAACAACATGCCGTATCGGAAGCCGACCAGCAAGAAGGTCAGCACAAAGAGTTGCACGGATGCCATTCTGATGGACTTGCTGGTGGGCTGCCCGGTGACAGGCAGCCGGCGAAGCCATTGAAAACACATTAACATGAGCAACATGCCCATGAGCGCAAGCCATACGGTTTGTATATCGCTGAATTGTTCTTCAATGGAGGCCTGGAGTTCGTCTGCCCGCGGAAAAGCAATGTAGACCGATCCAAGGGTATGCCCTTCAACATCGGTGATGGGCCAAAGGCGACCTTCAGCGTGTTCTTGTTCTGTAAGCGAAACCTGTTGTTGCACCCAGGCCTGGACGGGCAACCGGGTGAGCCGGCGCCATCGATCTGAAAGGCTGTAACTCTGCAAAAACTGGTTTTCTACCGGCATTTTTGCACCGACAAGCCGCACCGCACGTACCGCCCCGATGGTGCGTCCGTCACTAATAACGGGCTGCCAGGCAATCAAGGCTTCGCGCACCCCTTCATCGTCAATGGCTTCGATGTGCGCTGTATTCAAAAAGTCGGGCTTCAGCAGGGCTTCTCCGGTTGAGAGGCTGAAGCCTTTCCAGGCGAGGAGGCGCGGTGCGGCGGTGTACAATTCTACGGCGCCGTCTTCCGCATTTTTATAGGTAGTAAAGTAACGGATGAGCCGCTGCAGGCTTGCCGGGTCATTTGTCTGGCTATACAGATCAAGCGATTCTACAATCTCTTTGCGTGAAGCAATTTTCTGGGCTTCATCGAGCAAATCATCCTGGAGCCCTGCCAGGTCTTTTTTGATGGTCTCAAAAGCCTGTTCAACAATGCGCACCTGCTGCCGGCTGGTATCACCAGCAACCTGCCCAAGCCGGTATTGCTTGAGCATCGTCGTAGCTGCCAGCAGCAAGACGAGCAAAACAAGCACAACAAGCTGCCAGCGCGGCATATCGCCGGCTGGGCGTTGCAGGTCAGGTCTTGCCTCGGGCATCTGGCTTTGCATAGGTGACATCACGCGCCAGTCATCGCATCAAGTGCAACAAGGCTGTAGCGCGTTGGGCTGGGTGACACAGTACATCTGAAGACGCCGCATCGGGGTGACACGGTACATCAACAGGTATGGTCACCCTGTTTGGTGAATACTGATACTTTTGATTTCCATCTGGTTGCCATTCCAATGCATGGTCAATTCCATGCGATAGGATGACTTCCCGCGATTCCAGTACCGACCGTGTACATACCAATCTTTCCCAACCCGGAGTTTGTGTTGAAACGAAAACCGTTCGGGTGGATGGTCTCTGAAGAATGCCTTCAGTATGTATGCGGTTTGGGCCCGGCTGTACAACGTTGTTGCTCCTTCAATGGAAACTTCGGTGTAGTTGCTCGCGAACCTGGAAATCTTTTTTGCATCGCCGCTTGCGATAGCTTGCTGCACCATGGCTATGGTCTCCTCCGGATCGGTCTGCATATGGGCATACGCCAGACTTTGGGGGACGGCAAACAAGGCAAACACGCCTACAAAACAAGTATATATAAAAAACTGCTTTATTCCTGACATTATCTCTTACGGTATGCCCAGATGATACATTTATCATGGGTCCACTTGCATGGGCGCAAAAAGCTTTCCACTTGCTTCTCTACGCGACAAATGGCCGAATTCTCTTCAATTGCCCAAAATTAGTCCGATTTAGTGTCACTTTTCATGGACACCCTGTCCTCTCTGTCCTGCATTCGACCTAAAGCTTCAGCATCTGCAACCGATATCCCTACTGCCCACTTTTTTCATGAGTCATAGGCCTGTGCATACCCCCCAGTGGTTTTTCGTGGCCCAAGCTGGCCCAAACCTCTGTACGTCTATTCCCCGAACCAATAGCCTGGTCGGGCACCACTGATGTGCACAGCACAACCACCCATATTTATGGTACACGCAAAACAAGCCTCTACCAAGGCATTTTTATGCATTGGCCTGATCTTGCTGCTTAGCAGTTGTGACATCCCAACCGAGAGCCCCGATTTTAGCTTCGAAACCAGCGTAAAAGCTCCGCTGATTCTTGATCGAACGTTTGTGTTGTTGGGCCCTGATGAGTCGGGCTACACAGCACTTATCGATACCACGCAGTCTTCGTTTGACACACTTTTTACAGTTGATCCGACAACAAGCCGGCTCCTGATCAACCAGGAACTCGACGAACTAGAAATTGGCGACCTCGACGACCTGATTAGCGAAATTTCGCTCGATCCTATTTCTGTTGGGGTATCCATTGGCTCGCTCGAAAACCAGGAGTTTGAGACCGACACTTTTGGCGAAGAAGTAGGCCTGTTTGTGTCACCCGAAATTGACCTCGGGGCAGCCCCTGTAAACCCGACCGTGCCGTCTTATCCGATTGGTAGTGTCCTTGTCCCCCCTTCAGTAGACCTGATCAACCTTTCAGGTGTCACTGTTGAGTCTGTTCGCCTTTCGGATGCAACAACCGATGTGAACAGGTTTGAATTCACACTCGACAATAACCTGGTCTCGGGTACCCTCACGGATGGATCCGGTAATCCGCCGCTTCTTGTGCTTGAGCAAGAGGAGAACGGCACAACCGTTGAAATTGCACAGGTTCGATTCCCGAACACCATTGCCCCGGGCCAATCAGCGCAGGCTGAAATGGCGATTAATGGCGCCTTGCTGGTTTCTAACGCAGTCTATCGACTTGAAATCAGTACTACGGAAGGCGATACGCCCATGACCAACGATCCTGCTGGTGTACAAATCAGCACGCTTGTTCGTCCGCTCGAATACGCAGAAACGGGCGTGACTTCCATTCCGGCGCAGAGTGACATTGATGCGTCAGGAGATGCCCTTTCATTGGGTGGCGAGACTGCGTTCTCAGGGATCGTTGCCGCCGGCGGAAACATCACCATTTCCATTGCAAACAACCTGGCATTTGACGTCACTTTGACTGAAATCACCGTCCGCAACCTTACTGATGTTGGCACTACACCGGCACCAAGTATCATGCTCGACCTCAGCGACCTCGCGCCAGGAACGAGTACCAATATCCCGGAAGGCCAATCTGTTGACCTCGTCTTCCCACTGGATGGTGCAGTGATTTCAAGTAACATCGAGGTCGACGTCCTGGCCTCCAGTCCGGGCACCGCCTCGAGCGCAGTCATAGGTCAAAACGATGGCCTGTACACGTCTGTTGTAGGCAATGTGGCAGTAGACGAGCTCTACTTTGTCCCTGAAGCTGAAGTATTTACCAGTGAAGGCTCTATCGATATTGACGTAGATGACGTCAGTTTTGAGTCAGGACAGGAGTTTGTTGAATTGGAATCTGGTACCCTGCTTATCGAGGAAATCACCAACGAAATGAATCTCGACATGGACATGCTTCGCTTTAGCCTCCCGGGCTTCCGCGTATCGCCGTATGGCGAAGCTGATTCGCTCGTGATCGAGTTCTCTGGTAGCTCAAATAACGCTGAGTCCTTCCAGTTCAGCCAGTTGTCTGGTGCAACCACACTGCGTGACATTCCAATTGACCTCAGCGGTGTGCGAATCTACCCGACCAATAATTCAGCAAACTACAATGTGTTTGCGCTTAGTGAAGGCGGTGAAGAAACGTCCTTGAACATATCAGACCAAATCATCGCTTCGCTGGCCCCGCAGGCTTTGCAGGTATCCCGCGTCTCTGCCATCATGAATCCAACAAGTATCGACCTTACGGAAGATGTCAATGGCGATGGCGTCCTTGAAGTCATGAGCAATCTGGAAGCAGAAGTGATGGACCTGGGCAGCTTGCAAGAATTGAATGAGTATGAACTTGATGACTTCTCGTTCAACGGTACGCAGTTCACGTTCAACATCGACACAAACCTTGGTGCTGATATTGTTTTCTACGCTGCCATGGTTGGTGTAAAAGCAGATGGCTCACTCACGTATCTCAGCGGGAAAAACGAATTTGCAGTCTCGGCGAGCGATACCCTGGCCAGCAACTTTGTCCTCAACGGCAGCCCGGTAGCGCCTGAGAATCTGATGAAGTTCGTGATACCAGGTGCTCCTACAACGTCGGAGGTTGTGACGCAGGTTGTTGAGATCAACGCCTCAAACTCAACCATCGACGAATTCATCAGTGCCATTCCCGAAGAATTCCGCTACGTCGGCAAAGGGCTTGTGCAGGGCATGAATGGTGGCCTGGTTGAATTACAGAAACCGTTTACGATTGCTGCAAACATTTCAGCCGGCATCCCGCTCAGTTTCTCAGGCGCCTTTGGCATCGACGAAACCTTTGAAGCAGATCTGTCGAGCCTGGAAGACTTCACCAACGACGATTCTGATGTGACGGTGAATGAAGGCACACTGATGCTTGAATACACCACCGGCTTGCCTGTGGGTGTAGATTTGAGCGTTGAGTTCCTGAATGCAGCCGGCCAGGTGATTGCCACCATGCCCGACTCTGCAGGCACCAGTTTCCAACTTGCACCTGCTGAAGCAGATCAGGCCGGCCTGGCTACGGATACGCGTACCGAACTGTTGGAAATTGGCGTGACCGATGCACAACTCCGCGCCATGAGCGCTGGCACCGACGCCCGCCTCAACATGCGCATCAACACAAACGATGGCGTCCCTGCCACGCTGCGTGCTACTGACACCATACAGATTCGCCTGCTCGGCAAATTTGATCTGTCTATTGAAGTGCAATAGCCGGCTGTTAAGCACGGTAATCTGCAGCA
Protein-coding regions in this window:
- a CDS encoding ATP-binding protein → MPEARPDLQRPAGDMPRWQLVVLVLLVLLLAATTMLKQYRLGQVAGDTSRQQVRIVEQAFETIKKDLAGLQDDLLDEAQKIASRKEIVESLDLYSQTNDPASLQRLIRYFTTYKNAEDGAVELYTAAPRLLAWKGFSLSTGEALLKPDFLNTAHIEAIDDEGVREALIAWQPVISDGRTIGAVRAVRLVGAKMPVENQFLQSYSLSDRWRRLTRLPVQAWVQQQVSLTEQEHAEGRLWPITDVEGHTLGSVYIAFPRADELQASIEEQFSDIQTVWLALMGMLLMLMCFQWLRRLPVTGQPTSKSIRMASVQLFVLTFLLVGFRYGMLLFDVPARWQRGKAPLAPLFDPSHFASDFGGGVMRSMGDMFTTALVAAILAALLLRFARQVGAALARRQVELALPARVATVVGIASVATLIISVLIHVLALFVHHAVLDSTLDYFARTGLLPDRLVFFVFFTMMLATISIMAMLLGVAWLAAQLMLRYWPASHGSRRRWALAGIAGLSTALIYFGSIMGGNAVPWTIWLGFWLVSWGGVIFVSEQPERINDWMHFRGALLGILLLTIPLYMLLYRGMDVQLRNRMVEAASSFDTGRDPRVIFAIEQALYDAAEDAVLQNQLLAAEVPVVRLDTIAESLYRGSSLVSLLTYDVSLTVFDANETPVGRFMEEAPDLDVRALDQEDALEFLLLKSMFSESGSDSMLVEQVTGRREPDRFQYEGLGPIFHADSLRQVGWVMARVEPKTLLRDEGKLFPKVLLPTGVNQLRGNFSLAEFQDHVLIRTFGSDFGRYRMQEQVFDALKSRTEFWQTESSGDKEYLTYYRQKSRQGFSGSVTQVAPVTTSIIAVRSSIINLFDHLYYLLRMTVAGIMLGGPLYLLVRLWWLRHRGWKRTRFKFKDRVLNAFLVVGMLAVAVVGVIGLRVVTAENEEAIESWIKEHLNRVEESLAFQAEFGELPSSTLARVNVNELSNQVGLDLNVYQDKSLVKTSRSQLIKDRLIDERLPVEAYYALNYEGARHAFIPENVGEFEYMAGYRVLSDRNGEPAYVISVPTLPEQERIKEERARTVAYLFGALLLLVVTIMLTASLLANALTRPIGRLRQGLEAVARGRFERALPVDTKDEIGELVQTFNEMQEQLADSRRKLAQQERQLAWREMARQVAHEIKNPLTPMKLSVQHLRRSFQTLDNGTSADKGGKDERFKSLFERITVTLIEQVDALARIANEFSSFARLPKRILEPLDLNAVLEEAVALMQEQEDADITVALHPEPLVLEADREELRRIYINLIKNAIEATPEDRVRKVSVSTALLNGEGNDQVWAYSAIADEGSGIAADVRDRIFEPNFSSKTSGTGLGLAIVKKGIEDLHGEIGFETEENVGTTFWIRLPLVDDEK
- a CDS encoding DUF4783 domain-containing protein yields the protein MSGIKQFFIYTCFVGVFALFAVPQSLAYAHMQTDPEETIAMVQQAIASGDAKKISRFASNYTEVSIEGATTLYSRAQTAYILKAFFRDHPPERFSFQHKLRVGKDWYVHGRYWNRGKSSYRMELTMHWNGNQMEIKSISIHQTG